Genomic window (Cellulosilyticum lentocellum DSM 5427):
CGATAAATTTAGCGCCAGCCTCTACTGCTTCATCAACTTGCTCAGTTGTAAGAACTGTACCTGCTCCAATTAACATTTCTGGGAATTCTTTTGCCATAATGCTAATAGCTTCTTTTGCACATGCTGTTCTGAATGTTACTTCAGCAACTGGAAGACCTCCATCACATAATGCTTTCGCAAGTGGTTTTGCTTCTTCAATTTTATTAATTACTACTACTGGCACAATACCATATGCACCAATTTGTTCAAGAACGTTACTCATTACCCCTGCCTCCTTGTAGACTCCTAAATTATTTTGTTCAATTAAGTTAAATCTAACTATTTTGATTATAATCAAATTATATATTATTATTTTTTATATGTATAGTTATTTTAACACTTTTTTTAAGACGTATGTTGGCGATTTATATAAACTTTGATATAAATTGCTACGTATTCGTCACGATTCTAATATTTTATTTTATATTTCTTACTTATTTTTATTTATTTTAAAAATCATCCTTAATAATTTGCTTATTATTCTTTATTTAATGTATTATTATTTTTAGACAAAATCATACTTTTTTATTTATTTGTACACTAATTATGCTATACTTATGGTTATAAATCATACTATAGGGGGTAACTATGCAAACCATTTATGATAATATTGAGATGTTTACAAGTATCTTAGATTTATTAGAAAATCATCTTGGTACTAGCTGTGAGATCGTACTTCATGACAATACTAAAGAATATGAACATAGCATAGTAGATATTCGTAATGGCTATATTACAGGCCGCAAGATTGGTGATTGTGGTGGTAACTGGGGCTTAGAGGTACTGAGCAAGATGACCTCTGATACACACATCTATAATAAAATAGTACATATGAGAAATGGTAAAATTATTCGTGGCTCCTCTATGTTTATACAAGATGATGCTGGAACAAATATTGGTGCCATTTGTATCAACATGGATATTACAGATACACTTAAATGTGAAGAATACCTTAAACAGTTCAATAGATATTCTACACCATCACCTTCTTCCAATGAGCTTTTCACCACAGATGTTAATCAGCTCATGGACAATCTTCTTACCCAATGTGAAAACATGTTTGAAAAGTCAATGAATCATCTAAATAAAGATGAGAAAATGCAAATTATTCGCTTCTTAGATAGTAAGGGAGCCTTCCTTATTACTAAATCTGGGGATCGTGTTTGTGAATTCTTAAACATCTCTAAATTTACCCTATATAACTACTTAGAGATTACAAGACAAGGTATAGAAAATGAATAAAAAAACAAAAAAAGGAATAGCCCTAATAATATTATTAGTCTATTCCTTTTTTGTATAAGCAAATACATATAATGTTAGTATTCAGGTACAACACCTGATTCTTTGAGTCTTCTTAAGGCTAAGGTTTCTCTATAAACCCAAGGATTAATCTGTGTCCCCTTTTGTGTGAGGATTGCCTCATTTTTTGCAATAACCTCATCTAATTCTATCCATCTTGGTTCAAATTCTTGTTCTTCTTCATATTTATCCAAATGTTGTTTTGTTTTATTAGTTTTTACATCACAAAAATAATAATAAGAAGTCATCTCGAATATCCCTGAAGTATCAAATTGATTAGGATTTCTTTGAACGATAATGCCCGCACGTTCTCCCATTCCTTCTATAATATATCCAGTTTCCTCGATTACTTCTCTGCGCAGGGCTTCTTCGTGGCTTTCTTGCCTTTTGATGCCCCCACCAGGAAATTTATAATCGCCTTTATTCGTGTGTACCATGAGTATCTTATTATCTTTTAAAACAATGGCTCTGACAGCTTGCCTTGTTGTTATTTTTATATTTCTATTTTTTATTTTTTGTATACCTAATATCTCATCAATGATCATAGACTCCTCCTTATCTCTTTTTGTCGTCTATTTCTTTATATTTAATATGCCTAACTGTTCAATGTTTTATCAATAAATATATATTCCTTATTTTGCTATGTACGACTAGCTTTGTTTATATTCCCGAATATTTTATTTTATATTATCACATTTCACAAAGGATTAATAGTTTATTGTTCATATTATTATACTCAAAAATAATTTTTATCATAAAATCATGATATTTTATTTCCTAGAGCATCAGAGAATACAAGAAAAGAAAGCCCTGTAACATTTTTTTCTGTACCGGGCTTTCTTATTATTTACTCTGTCTCTAATCTATGTCTCTTACAAACTCCTCTGCTATTTTTTATTTAATGAAACAGTATCTTTGATAGCAGGTATTTTTACTTCTACTTTAAATAAGTCGCCATCTATACTAATAGCCATTTGTCCTCCTTGCAGGTGCATAAGGCTTTGAGCTATAGCTAATCCCAAACCTGATCCTTCTGTGGTTCTAGAAGCATCTCCTCTTACAAAACGTTCTGTTAATTCCTGAGGATCAATATTAAGTGCTTCTTTTGAAATATTTTTAATAATAAATGTCCCATATTCTCCTTCATTTAATACTTCAATATAAGCTCTAGTATGTGGCATTGCATATTTACTTACATTAGAAAGGAGATTTTCTACCACTCGCCACATATGCCTACTATCCCCTAACACCTTAGCTGGCTGAACTCCCTTTGTAATCAACTGTAAGCCTTGTGCTTCTAGCCTATCTGTATATTCCCCTAAAGCTTGAAGTATAAGCTCATCTAGCATAAAAGGTTCTAATTTAGCTTCTACATTTCCAGTTACTGCCTTAGAAGCATCTACCAAATCCTCTACTAATTGTTTTAATCGATTACTTCTTTCATCTAAAATGCTTATATATTCCTTAGCCGTTTCATTATTTATTTCTTCGCCCTTTAGTAAATCAATATAGCTAATAATAGAAGTCAAAGGTGTTTTTAAGTCATGTGACACATTGGTAATAAGTTCTGCTTTTAAACGTTCACTTTTTACTGATTGAACTACTGCTTTTTCAAGACCTGTCCCCATGGTATTAACCGTATCTGCTAAATCTACTAGGACAGGAAGAGACCTTTCTAATTGAATCTTATAGTCTAATTCACCATCTGCAATAGCCTTGGTGCCTTCAAGAATTCGTCTATAGTCAAAAACGACCTTGGCTAATCCTAATAATAAAACGCCACTCCAAGCCATCATTAAAATAATGAGGATAACAGCTGAACTTAGCGCTAAACCAACTATAAAACTCAAAAGGAATGCCCCTGCATTAATACCAACAAGTACAAATATAGCTACCATCAACATACGCTTAGTCATTAAGTATTTTTTTAAAAGTTTTATTACCCTGATAACCCCTATATATTCATCTATACTCTTATTCTTAATATGCTTAATCAAGCTGCTTACTACAGCTAACCCAATTCCCACATAAACACTACTTAAAACAAATACCAAGCCAGCTACTATTAGACTTTGAGGGACGGTTCTTGTACCTACATAAGGAAGACAACTCAATAAATCAAACGACCTATTAATGTCTTTCATTAATATACTAAAAATAAGTGTACTTATTCCTAGGCCTATCAATTGGAGTTCAAATGGTATCTTATCAAATCCATTCATTCTAATGTCTTCTTTTTTACTACTTCTTCCTACTGCTACAATCCAATACACCATTAATATAATGCC
Coding sequences:
- a CDS encoding helix-turn-helix transcriptional regulator, with the protein product MQTIYDNIEMFTSILDLLENHLGTSCEIVLHDNTKEYEHSIVDIRNGYITGRKIGDCGGNWGLEVLSKMTSDTHIYNKIVHMRNGKIIRGSSMFIQDDAGTNIGAICINMDITDTLKCEEYLKQFNRYSTPSPSSNELFTTDVNQLMDNLLTQCENMFEKSMNHLNKDEKMQIIRFLDSKGAFLITKSGDRVCEFLNISKFTLYNYLEITRQGIENE
- a CDS encoding sensor histidine kinase; protein product: MDTWWKKLIYSSWLKTIAVLGFFLVGFLTLFSFFNSQVIPSQDSIYNTYYFNEAFIQKAGYVRDYIVRYRKPEIISNITAEDIQKYKEAHGGTLTDEEAQQKIMKDRKDYLMSIESATGKSNINVDFYAKSLKDNVVITNMDTSIGEEKILQDLTHREVYLVGDGHYINNGSNALMSYGKYGDYDYDTNIYGVYGNHSVTHYDYYRGEGFEDEGQYEVYVALKQPLEPGDVFYTYEQNFEKAQQLKSITYQMIAFTALVGIILMVYWIVAVGRSSKKEDIRMNGFDKIPFELQLIGLGISTLIFSILMKDINRSFDLLSCLPYVGTRTVPQSLIVAGLVFVLSSVYVGIGLAVVSSLIKHIKNKSIDEYIGVIRVIKLLKKYLMTKRMLMVAIFVLVGINAGAFLLSFIVGLALSSAVILIILMMAWSGVLLLGLAKVVFDYRRILEGTKAIADGELDYKIQLERSLPVLVDLADTVNTMGTGLEKAVVQSVKSERLKAELITNVSHDLKTPLTSIISYIDLLKGEEINNETAKEYISILDERSNRLKQLVEDLVDASKAVTGNVEAKLEPFMLDELILQALGEYTDRLEAQGLQLITKGVQPAKVLGDSRHMWRVVENLLSNVSKYAMPHTRAYIEVLNEGEYGTFIIKNISKEALNIDPQELTERFVRGDASRTTEGSGLGLAIAQSLMHLQGGQMAISIDGDLFKVEVKIPAIKDTVSLNKK
- a CDS encoding NUDIX domain-containing protein codes for the protein MIIDEILGIQKIKNRNIKITTRQAVRAIVLKDNKILMVHTNKGDYKFPGGGIKRQESHEEALRREVIEETGYIIEGMGERAGIIVQRNPNQFDTSGIFEMTSYYYFCDVKTNKTKQHLDKYEEEQEFEPRWIELDEVIAKNEAILTQKGTQINPWVYRETLALRRLKESGVVPEY